In a genomic window of Zingiber officinale cultivar Zhangliang chromosome 9B, Zo_v1.1, whole genome shotgun sequence:
- the LOC122023036 gene encoding expansin-A8-like — translation MAMHKVVVGVLIMMAFAATSAVAQGEWDTADATFYGDMSGKATMGGPCGYGDLFAQGYGLANTAVSGVLFNDAETCGACYEVKCFNNTQHCTTTIAKMTVTSLCPPDPNLPGGGLCQPPKKHFDMSMAMYMTLSNSPYAGSIPIQFRRVPCVKMGGIKFNIKGNPWWFLVLVYNVGGSGDVSAVSVKGSKDGKWITMEREWGQNWHVMMKPELVGQALSFQVTTGDGKMVESDDVAPANWQHGQIFEGKQFPTN, via the coding sequence ATGGCGATGCACAAGGTTGTCGTCGGCGTATTAATCATGATGGCGTTCGCGGCCACAAGCGCAGTGGCGCAAGGGGAGTGGGACACTGCCGACGCCACCTTTTACGGCGACATGTCCGGCAAAGCTACCATGGGCGGACCTTGTGGCTACGGCGATCTGTTCGCGCAGGGGTACGGATTGGCTAACACGGCAGTCAGCGGCGTGCTCTTCAACGACGCCGAGACCTGCGGCGCCTGCTACGAGGTGAAGTGCTTCAACAACACGCAGCACTGTACGACAACGATCGCCAAGATGACGGTGACAAGTCTGTGCCCGCCCGACCCGAACCTTCCGGGTGGAGGACTCTGCCAGCCGCCGAAGAAGCACTTTGACATGTCGATGGCGATGTACATGACGCTCTCGAATTCGCCTTACGCTGGGAGCATCCCGATTCAGTTCCGGAGGGTGCCGTGCGTGAAGATGGGCGGGATCAAGTTCAATATCAAGGGGAACCCGTGGTGGTTCCTGGTGCTCGTCTACAACGTGGGCGGCTCCGGTGATGTGTCGGCAGTTTCGGTGAAGGGGTCAAAAGATGGGAAGTGGATAACGATGGAGAGGGAATGGGGGCAGAACTGGCATGTGATGATGAAGCCGGAGCTGGTGGGGCAGGCTCTGTCGTTCCAGGTGACCACCGGCGATGGCAAGATGGTGGAGTCGGATGACGTGGCGCCGGCGAACTGGCAGCATGGGCAAATCTTTGAAGGGAAACAGTTTCCAACTAATTAA